In one window of Maribacter sp. BPC-D8 DNA:
- a CDS encoding right-handed parallel beta-helix repeat-containing protein, with the protein MKNSYLLFLFFALISSMHSYAQIIYVDTLLPTDCNGNYSISNRACNGTDGDAYKTLKSAVNAAMAGTQVLIREGVFKEQLSPQSSGEKNNYIVFKNYGNEIVEFTGAKLAPAISIDQKEYITIDGLKFKDCPQFMSIKAASHINIENCEFENSTMWESCQLKDMGDYFLFRNNILKNGTDLLSIQGGSFHLIEGNTFDTASHTCLVFMGVHDSAIRNNSLINPNQKLLEIFATRDREWSAPYRKSEHILIENNLFGPNSHREGHYNGKEPPASWGVQFAGVKCIMRNNIFAGCEGGMDICGYGKVGGGDDSPEAAFNYSNRFYNNTVYSNGGKGRYGSGPGVKVSHNLHTEFYDNIFMNNIFYANRIFKDAHTKRDVPSVQVAFSSSSNPSETRFYNNNITAQSNKDEEVFFIGKEDKGFTLNAFEQTYPDYIQNNIQGNPLFKVENPNLKHIEKDDYRLSEDSTCIDAGAFLTYAIGAGDSSIVLKVKDPYFFTDGFSIVEGDIIRVGDNEVQIKSIDYDTGYMTLMKAIQWKDRAPVSLLYKGNAPDIGAIESY; encoded by the coding sequence ATGAAAAATTCCTATTTACTGTTTCTGTTTTTTGCGCTAATAAGCAGCATGCATTCGTATGCACAGATAATTTATGTTGATACATTATTACCAACTGACTGTAATGGTAATTATTCTATTTCTAATCGTGCCTGTAATGGTACAGATGGTGATGCTTATAAAACATTGAAATCGGCTGTGAATGCTGCCATGGCAGGTACTCAGGTGTTAATTAGGGAGGGTGTATTTAAAGAACAGCTTAGTCCTCAATCCTCTGGGGAGAAAAACAATTATATTGTATTTAAAAATTATGGAAACGAAATAGTTGAGTTTACTGGGGCTAAGTTAGCTCCCGCTATTTCGATTGACCAAAAGGAATATATTACTATAGACGGATTAAAATTTAAAGATTGCCCTCAATTTATGTCCATAAAAGCGGCTTCACATATTAATATTGAAAACTGTGAATTTGAAAACAGTACAATGTGGGAATCTTGTCAGCTAAAAGATATGGGCGATTACTTTCTTTTTAGAAATAATATCTTAAAAAATGGTACTGATCTACTTTCTATACAAGGGGGTAGTTTTCATTTAATTGAAGGTAATACTTTTGATACGGCATCACATACATGTTTAGTTTTTATGGGGGTGCATGATTCTGCAATTCGAAATAACTCATTAATTAATCCTAATCAAAAGTTACTTGAAATATTTGCTACTCGTGATAGAGAGTGGTCTGCCCCATATCGTAAAAGCGAACATATTCTTATTGAAAATAATCTGTTCGGACCTAATTCACATAGAGAAGGGCATTACAATGGTAAAGAGCCACCAGCAAGTTGGGGTGTACAATTTGCAGGGGTAAAGTGTATTATGAGAAATAATATTTTCGCAGGTTGTGAAGGTGGTATGGATATTTGTGGATATGGTAAAGTTGGCGGTGGCGATGATTCTCCAGAAGCTGCTTTCAATTACAGCAATCGTTTTTACAATAATACCGTCTATTCCAATGGTGGAAAAGGTCGCTATGGCAGTGGACCAGGAGTTAAGGTGTCACACAACTTACACACTGAATTTTACGATAATATCTTCATGAACAATATATTCTATGCAAATAGAATATTTAAAGATGCACATACAAAAAGAGATGTGCCAAGTGTTCAAGTTGCTTTTAGTTCCTCTAGCAATCCAAGCGAAACCCGTTTTTATAATAATAATATAACAGCTCAGAGTAATAAAGATGAAGAGGTGTTTTTTATAGGAAAGGAAGATAAAGGGTTTACTTTAAATGCATTTGAACAAACATATCCAGATTATATTCAAAATAATATTCAAGGAAATCCGCTATTTAAAGTTGAAAATCCCAACCTAAAACATATTGAGAAAGACGATTATAGATTATCAGAAGATAGTACTTGTATAGATGCAGGTGCATTTTTGACCTATGCAATAGGTGCTGGTGATTCAAGCATTGTTTTGAAAGTAAAGGATCCTTATTTCTTTACTGACGGCTTTAGTATTGTTG
- a CDS encoding Nramp family divalent metal transporter: MKSKIQNFFKALGPGFIIAAVVLGPGSITVSSQIGATHGYSLLWVIALGAISMSVYTTMSVRYGVLHEKSLLTTIAEKYGKWFSVAIGVCSFLAAMSFQFGNNLGVGMGMKTLTGINETIWPLIFTPLAIVLVFFTKNLYKALEQIMMFMVVILILAFIINLIFIKPDLEAAAMGFIPRAVSSNDFNEIAALVGTTFVLHNAFFQAYLVQGKGWKLADMHKSIRDTKIGVFLLALISTLVVVTAAATLKPKGISVNSAADMAIQLEMLLGSFAKYIFGFGFMAAAFSSLVVNSVTGGGLLADSMGLGSSMNEKMPKVFTAIILLAGMIIAVFFSGNVIYALIMAQASSILGVPLIAIGLFLVLNSKSIMGKYKNSMLQNIMAVIGFILISALVYFMYGKLIGYLTM, translated from the coding sequence ATGAAATCTAAAATACAAAATTTCTTCAAAGCCTTAGGTCCTGGGTTTATTATAGCAGCAGTAGTTCTGGGTCCTGGTAGTATTACGGTTTCTTCTCAAATTGGGGCTACGCATGGTTATTCGTTATTATGGGTAATAGCGTTAGGAGCAATTTCTATGAGTGTTTATACTACAATGAGTGTACGTTATGGTGTTTTACATGAGAAATCTCTGTTGACTACGATTGCTGAAAAATATGGAAAATGGTTCTCAGTAGCCATTGGGGTATGTTCATTTTTAGCAGCAATGAGTTTTCAGTTTGGTAATAATCTAGGGGTCGGTATGGGTATGAAGACGCTAACCGGAATTAATGAAACTATTTGGCCCTTAATATTTACGCCTTTGGCAATTGTGCTAGTATTTTTTACAAAAAACTTATATAAAGCACTTGAGCAAATAATGATGTTTATGGTGGTCATTTTAATTTTAGCGTTCATCATCAACCTTATTTTCATAAAACCAGATTTAGAAGCTGCCGCTATGGGCTTTATACCAAGAGCAGTTTCTAGTAATGATTTTAATGAAATAGCGGCTCTGGTGGGGACAACTTTTGTATTACATAATGCCTTTTTTCAAGCATACCTTGTACAAGGTAAAGGTTGGAAGTTAGCAGATATGCATAAAAGTATAAGAGATACTAAAATTGGGGTGTTTCTACTTGCTTTAATATCGACACTTGTAGTGGTTACAGCAGCTGCAACATTAAAACCTAAGGGAATATCAGTGAACTCTGCAGCAGATATGGCTATTCAATTAGAAATGTTACTAGGCAGTTTTGCTAAATATATATTTGGTTTTGGTTTTATGGCTGCAGCATTTTCTTCGCTTGTGGTCAATTCGGTTACTGGTGGTGGGTTATTGGCAGATAGCATGGGCTTAGGTAGTTCAATGAACGAAAAGATGCCTAAAGTATTTACGGCTATAATATTATTGGCAGGTATGATCATTGCCGTCTTTTTTAGTGGTAATGTAATATATGCATTAATAATGGCTCAAGCGTCTTCTATACTTGGGGTGCCACTTATTGCTATAGGTCTGTTTTTGGTTCTTAATAGCAAGTCTATAATGGGCAAGTATAAGAACAGTATGCTACAAAACATTATGGCGGTTATTGGTTTTATTCTAATTAGTGCTCTTGTCTATTTTATGTACGGAAAACTTATTGGGTATTTAACAATGTAA
- a CDS encoding GNAT family N-acetyltransferase — protein MEIVPKNILVRQMVAKDIPGAMKLVLAENWNQTQVDWQMFLELNSNLCLVATYNNAIIGTVTAINYKNDVAWIGMMLVSKAFRGLGVSKNLLNTIIEKLEGCKSIKLDATAAGIPVYKKLGFQEELEIDRMIITDFGTTINNRSRDTVRAISENDMEELSKLDLNFFGANRIELFNFLKKKNKAWCLIRNECIVGYVFLRPGSNYFQLGPLMAETVDDALNLIEIILEHNIGQSIVIDVLHDQFKFKERLAGLGFSFQRSFVRMYLKDNSFAGLVNKQFLIAGPEVG, from the coding sequence ATGGAAATTGTACCAAAAAATATTTTAGTCAGACAAATGGTTGCCAAAGATATACCAGGAGCAATGAAATTGGTTCTTGCAGAAAATTGGAATCAAACCCAGGTAGATTGGCAAATGTTTTTAGAACTGAATTCTAATTTATGTCTTGTAGCAACATACAATAATGCAATAATTGGTACGGTAACAGCCATAAATTATAAAAATGATGTTGCGTGGATAGGGATGATGCTAGTATCTAAAGCCTTTCGAGGATTGGGAGTTAGTAAGAATCTATTGAATACGATTATTGAAAAATTAGAAGGTTGTAAATCGATAAAATTAGATGCGACTGCGGCAGGTATTCCAGTGTATAAAAAATTAGGATTTCAAGAAGAATTGGAAATTGACCGAATGATAATTACCGATTTTGGTACAACTATAAATAATAGGAGTAGAGATACTGTTAGGGCTATATCAGAAAATGATATGGAAGAGTTGTCTAAACTTGATTTAAATTTTTTTGGAGCCAACAGAATTGAGTTATTCAATTTTTTAAAGAAAAAAAATAAAGCATGGTGTCTTATTAGAAATGAGTGTATCGTAGGGTATGTTTTCTTAAGACCCGGCAGCAATTATTTTCAACTAGGTCCACTTATGGCAGAAACCGTAGATGATGCTTTAAACCTCATTGAGATTATTCTTGAACATAACATCGGTCAATCTATAGTAATCGATGTTTTGCATGATCAGTTCAAGTTCAAAGAGCGATTAGCTGGTTTAGGGTTCTCTTTTCAAAGGTCATTTGTAAGAATGTATTTGAAAGATAATTCTTTTGCAGGTTTGGTAAATAAGCAATTTTTAATTGCGGGCCCAGAGGTGGGGTAG
- a CDS encoding M20 family metallopeptidase has protein sequence MINVLDLTKRLIAMDTVNPPGNEYYAAKYVGGLLEENGFDVEYVPFEGKRIHVIAGKGFSETDLPIVFTGHFDTVPLGAEKWSVDPFGGEEKNGKLYGRGSSDMKSGVAAMVIAAINAFSLGSPEGGVRLVLTAGEELGCQGAKDLIKTYPRLGKASGIVVGEPTANIPAIGHKGGLYLNLSFSGVTAHSSMPHLGENAIYKAAKAISKIEKFDFDVEEDDLLGLPTVNVGKVFGGQNINSVPDYAEFTIDARTTTKVAHDKLLAKIQNELGEEVSIETLTDLIAVSTEEKDPFVQRVYNACGISENTPGYPKALPYLTDGSVLQGAYGGIPTVILGPGQPEMAHQTDEFCYVDKIEKVVEIYTNILLKKNAITE, from the coding sequence ATGATTAACGTATTGGATCTTACAAAAAGACTCATTGCTATGGATACGGTTAACCCGCCGGGTAACGAGTATTATGCGGCTAAATATGTGGGTGGATTATTGGAGGAAAATGGGTTTGATGTCGAATACGTGCCTTTTGAAGGTAAACGAATACATGTTATTGCAGGAAAAGGATTTTCTGAAACTGATTTACCAATAGTTTTTACTGGGCATTTTGATACTGTTCCTTTAGGTGCTGAAAAATGGTCAGTAGATCCGTTTGGTGGAGAAGAGAAAAATGGAAAATTATATGGTAGAGGATCAAGTGATATGAAGAGTGGAGTTGCGGCTATGGTTATAGCTGCAATAAACGCTTTTTCATTAGGGTCTCCTGAAGGTGGCGTGAGGTTGGTATTAACAGCAGGTGAAGAATTAGGGTGTCAAGGCGCTAAAGATTTAATAAAAACATATCCAAGACTTGGTAAGGCAAGTGGTATTGTTGTTGGCGAACCAACTGCTAATATTCCTGCAATTGGTCATAAAGGCGGACTTTATCTTAATCTTTCATTTTCTGGGGTTACAGCTCATTCTTCTATGCCACATTTAGGCGAAAATGCAATTTATAAAGCAGCTAAGGCTATTTCAAAGATTGAGAAATTTGATTTTGACGTTGAAGAAGATGATTTACTTGGTTTGCCGACCGTGAATGTAGGGAAGGTTTTTGGTGGACAAAACATTAATTCGGTACCAGATTATGCTGAGTTCACGATAGATGCTAGAACTACAACTAAGGTAGCTCATGATAAGCTTTTAGCTAAAATTCAAAATGAACTGGGAGAGGAAGTGTCGATTGAAACCTTAACAGATCTAATTGCAGTTTCTACTGAAGAAAAAGACCCTTTTGTTCAAAGGGTGTACAATGCTTGTGGTATTTCAGAGAATACTCCCGGTTATCCTAAAGCATTGCCATATCTCACCGACGGTTCAGTGCTACAAGGTGCGTATGGAGGTATTCCAACGGTTATTTTAGGTCCGGGTCAGCCAGAAATGGCTCATCAAACAGATGAATTTTGTTATGTAGATAAGATAGAAAAAGTGGTAGAGATCTATACCAATATACTTTTAAAGAAAAACGCTATTACTGAATAA
- a CDS encoding NAD-dependent epimerase/dehydratase family protein: MKKTYPEVFKNEEELEEAISRPTLSVVNMMKELKGDIIFLGVSGKMGISMAHMAKRACDLAGVTKRIIGVSRFSQATNKDYLESLGIETIAGNLVNQDFIKSLPDVENVIYLAGTKFGTQGNEPYTWVMNSFIPGLVVEQYKKSRIVALSTGCVYPLVDVNSGGSLESDQALPVGEYAQSCLGRERLFQYGSMENKTPISLIRLNYAVEMRYGVLVDIALKVKNNKPVDVTMGYANVIWQGDANAFVLRSLLMCESPAKILNITGLETISVKDVATKFGQLMDKEVVVTGEEDDVALLSNSSLIAKEMGGPEVSIDEVIQWTADWVNTEKSVHGKPTHFEVKDGKY; this comes from the coding sequence ATGAAAAAGACATATCCAGAGGTTTTTAAGAATGAAGAAGAATTGGAAGAAGCCATATCTAGACCAACGCTATCTGTAGTAAATATGATGAAAGAACTTAAAGGAGATATTATCTTCTTAGGTGTTTCTGGAAAAATGGGTATTTCTATGGCTCATATGGCTAAAAGAGCCTGTGACTTGGCAGGTGTTACGAAGAGGATAATTGGCGTTTCTCGTTTTAGTCAAGCAACGAATAAAGATTATTTAGAATCTCTTGGTATTGAAACAATCGCTGGTAACCTTGTTAATCAAGATTTTATAAAAAGCCTACCAGATGTTGAAAATGTAATTTACTTGGCAGGTACAAAATTTGGTACACAGGGTAACGAACCTTACACGTGGGTTATGAATTCTTTTATTCCAGGGTTAGTGGTTGAGCAGTATAAGAAATCGCGTATCGTAGCACTTTCTACAGGCTGTGTTTATCCTTTGGTAGATGTTAATTCTGGAGGTTCTTTAGAATCAGATCAAGCACTACCGGTTGGTGAATATGCACAATCATGTTTAGGTAGAGAGCGCTTGTTTCAATACGGAAGTATGGAAAACAAGACTCCAATTTCATTAATCAGGCTTAATTATGCTGTTGAAATGAGGTATGGGGTTTTAGTAGATATAGCCTTGAAAGTTAAGAATAATAAACCTGTAGATGTTACTATGGGGTATGCCAATGTGATCTGGCAAGGCGATGCTAATGCTTTTGTATTACGGTCATTGTTAATGTGTGAGAGTCCTGCTAAAATACTGAATATTACAGGGCTGGAAACAATATCGGTAAAAGATGTAGCTACTAAATTTGGACAGCTTATGGATAAAGAAGTGGTTGTTACAGGAGAGGAAGATGATGTAGCACTTCTTTCAAATTCGTCATTAATTGCAAAAGAAATGGGTGGTCCAGAAGTTTCTATCGATGAGGTTATTCAATGGACAGCTGATTGGGTAAATACAGAAAAGTCAGTTCATGGAAAGCCCACACATTTTGAAGTCAAAGACGGAAAGTATTAA
- a CDS encoding dihydrodipicolinate synthase family protein, with amino-acid sequence MSINKLSPKAKELLHEGTVIPAHPLALNQDRKLDEKRQRALSRYYLDAGVGGLAVGVHTTQFEIRKPDVNLFKPVLELAKEEMDSYTSKTNRTILRIAGVMGDTNQAIQEAQLASDLGYQAVLLSLASLPHASNKDLLNHCREVSKVIPIIGFYMQTAVGGRYLDFDFWLEFAQIENVVAIKMAPFNRYQTFDVVRAVVESGRADQIALYTGNDDNILVDLMTEFEVQSNGVVIKKRIVGGLLGHWSVWAKEAVILLENIKKGTYSTDSIKMLSMAAKITDSNAAFFDAANNFKGCIVGLHEVLRRQGLLEGTWTLNENDYLDPLQKAEIDRIYKAYPELNDDDFIAENLEGWLK; translated from the coding sequence ATGAGCATAAATAAATTATCTCCAAAAGCGAAAGAATTACTTCATGAGGGTACCGTAATTCCAGCACATCCTTTGGCATTAAATCAAGATAGAAAGTTAGACGAAAAAAGGCAAAGAGCTTTATCAAGATACTATTTAGATGCAGGCGTTGGAGGTTTGGCAGTAGGCGTTCATACGACCCAATTTGAAATAAGAAAACCAGATGTAAATCTTTTTAAACCAGTATTAGAATTGGCTAAAGAAGAAATGGATAGCTATACATCGAAAACAAATAGAACCATTCTTCGTATTGCTGGCGTAATGGGTGATACCAATCAAGCGATACAAGAAGCTCAGCTAGCGTCAGATTTAGGGTATCAAGCTGTTTTGTTAAGTCTTGCTTCATTACCACATGCATCTAATAAAGATTTATTGAATCACTGTAGAGAGGTATCTAAAGTGATACCCATAATAGGTTTTTATATGCAAACTGCTGTGGGTGGGCGTTATTTAGATTTTGATTTTTGGCTAGAGTTTGCACAAATTGAAAACGTCGTTGCAATTAAGATGGCTCCTTTTAATAGATATCAAACTTTTGATGTAGTTCGTGCTGTTGTGGAGTCTGGTCGGGCAGATCAAATAGCATTATATACGGGTAATGATGATAATATTTTGGTTGATCTAATGACTGAATTTGAAGTACAATCAAATGGTGTAGTCATAAAGAAAAGAATTGTAGGTGGCTTATTAGGGCATTGGTCAGTTTGGGCAAAAGAGGCTGTAATTCTTTTAGAAAATATCAAGAAAGGAACTTATTCTACAGACTCGATTAAAATGTTAAGCATGGCAGCTAAAATTACAGATAGTAATGCTGCGTTTTTTGATGCTGCAAATAATTTCAAAGGCTGTATTGTGGGTTTGCATGAAGTATTAAGAAGACAAGGGCTTTTAGAAGGTACCTGGACCTTGAATGAAAATGATTATTTAGACCCCTTACAAAAAGCAGAAATAGATAGAATTTATAAGGCTTACCCTGAACTTAATGATGATGATTTTATAGCAGAGAATCTAGAGGGTTGGCTTAAATAA
- a CDS encoding Gfo/Idh/MocA family protein, protein MSSNRRNFIKKTSIAGMGLASASVWSNSILGSSINSIPASKPGAIYMGGFSAPKLDTVRCAFIGVGDRGAGHVEQISAIEGTEVVAISDLYEDLAERSAKACIENGAGTRHKDITLYTDGENDWKKMLKKEKPDAVFVCTPWSLHAPMAIEAMKSGAHVFVEVPLALTIEEMWEIVDTSEKTQKHCMMMENVNYNREELLYLNMCRKGVIGELLHGEAAYIHELRFQMNDVERGTGSWRTYEYANRDGNLYPTHGLGPVAQYMNLARGEDNFKFINSFSSPGKGRNLYAAKNFPPDHKWNQLDFKGGDINTSIVKTHLGRTIMVQWDETSPRPYTRHNLIQGTKGTLTGFPTRVALEGGVEGGPENHHEYAEGEQLQKIFEKYEHPLYLRLGDLAKKMGGHGGMDFIMRYRIIECLRNGEPLDQNVYEGCYWSSVGALSEASVAQNGAPQEFPDFTRGNWKTTKPLDIIS, encoded by the coding sequence ATGAGTTCGAATAGAAGAAATTTTATAAAAAAAACATCGATTGCAGGTATGGGTTTGGCATCTGCCTCGGTATGGTCAAATTCAATTCTTGGTAGCAGTATTAATAGTATACCGGCATCAAAACCAGGAGCCATTTATATGGGCGGTTTTTCAGCACCAAAATTAGATACAGTTAGATGTGCGTTTATAGGTGTAGGTGATCGAGGAGCGGGACACGTTGAGCAAATTTCCGCTATTGAAGGAACAGAGGTTGTTGCAATCAGCGACTTATATGAAGATTTAGCAGAAAGATCTGCGAAGGCTTGTATAGAGAACGGTGCAGGAACCCGACATAAGGATATTACTTTATATACCGATGGTGAAAACGATTGGAAAAAAATGCTAAAAAAAGAAAAGCCAGATGCTGTTTTTGTTTGTACTCCATGGTCTTTACATGCACCGATGGCGATTGAAGCTATGAAAAGCGGAGCACACGTTTTTGTGGAAGTTCCCCTTGCTTTGACTATAGAAGAAATGTGGGAGATAGTTGATACTTCTGAGAAAACCCAGAAGCATTGTATGATGATGGAAAATGTCAATTATAATAGAGAAGAATTACTCTATTTGAATATGTGTAGAAAGGGTGTTATTGGCGAATTACTTCATGGGGAGGCTGCCTATATACATGAATTAAGATTTCAGATGAACGATGTAGAACGTGGCACTGGTTCTTGGCGAACATATGAATATGCAAATCGCGATGGTAACCTTTATCCAACACATGGTTTAGGTCCGGTTGCTCAATACATGAATTTGGCAAGGGGAGAAGATAACTTCAAATTTATAAACTCATTTTCTTCTCCAGGAAAAGGAAGGAATTTGTATGCTGCTAAAAACTTTCCGCCTGACCATAAGTGGAACCAATTAGATTTTAAGGGTGGTGATATAAATACATCTATCGTTAAAACGCATTTAGGTAGAACAATTATGGTTCAGTGGGACGAAACTAGCCCTAGACCTTATACTAGACATAACCTGATTCAAGGAACAAAAGGTACTTTGACTGGTTTTCCAACTCGTGTTGCACTAGAAGGTGGCGTTGAGGGAGGTCCTGAAAATCACCATGAATATGCAGAAGGAGAGCAATTACAAAAGATATTTGAAAAGTATGAGCATCCATTGTACCTACGTTTAGGAGATTTAGCTAAGAAAATGGGAGGACATGGCGGCATGGACTTTATAATGAGATACCGCATTATTGAGTGTTTAAGAAATGGAGAGCCTTTAGATCAAAACGTATATGAAGGTTGTTATTGGAGTTCAGTTGGCGCATTAAGTGAAGCTTCTGTTGCACAAAATGGTGCCCCACAAGAGTTTCCTGATTTTACAAGAGGAAATTGGAAAACAACCAAGCCATTAGACATCATCAGTTAG
- a CDS encoding PQQ-dependent sugar dehydrogenase, whose protein sequence is MNLKRNIIVRALNTCVLLVIVLNFSCADTNKKSSENTSYQKYLFKKTLETSELAVSVVASNLEYPWDLCWGGEDSNILWFTEIKGTVNQLNTETGEIKTLLQVDDVLVKKSYGLLGFAVHPNMDLHPYVFLHYTYSKNDEIWSKLVRYTYKDGKLETPIILLEDIPGRSYHNGSRIVISPDDKVFLCLGDAGKKRLAQNTNVISGKILRLNLDGSIPADNPIKDSPVYSRGHRNVQGLVMANNILYSSEHGEANDDELNIIKANGNYGWPDVTGYCNEPYEIAYCKDSTIVEPIKEWTPTIAPSGIAYFGSSTIPEWTNSILVGSLKGTSLRVLNLSSDGTKVEGESVAFNRQFGRIRDVIVAPNGDIYLCTSNKDWHPKANPEFYSDAKLPMINDDRIIRIRQASDDLRSSLVEMTEKQTPVDNDAMANGIAGAGMAVYQKYCASCHKADGSGSDGFFPPLSKTEGVGDKERFMKSVIEGMSGKLVVQGKTYNQDMPSFKFLTDKELADVLSYVRASFGNGHPSITEDEVVKYKAAL, encoded by the coding sequence ATGAATTTAAAACGAAATATAATTGTAAGAGCTTTAAATACTTGTGTTTTGTTGGTGATAGTATTGAATTTTTCCTGTGCCGATACTAATAAAAAATCAAGTGAAAACACATCTTATCAAAAGTATTTATTTAAAAAAACTTTAGAGACTTCTGAATTGGCCGTTTCTGTTGTCGCTTCAAATTTGGAGTATCCTTGGGATCTTTGCTGGGGTGGGGAGGATAGTAATATTTTGTGGTTTACAGAAATAAAAGGGACAGTTAACCAATTGAATACGGAAACTGGAGAAATAAAAACGCTATTACAGGTAGATGATGTTTTAGTTAAGAAATCTTATGGTCTTTTAGGTTTTGCTGTACATCCAAATATGGACCTTCATCCTTATGTTTTCTTGCATTATACCTATTCTAAAAATGATGAGATATGGTCTAAATTGGTTAGATATACTTATAAAGATGGAAAGTTAGAAACCCCTATAATATTGTTGGAAGATATACCTGGAAGAAGCTATCATAACGGAAGTAGAATTGTGATTTCTCCAGATGATAAAGTTTTCTTGTGCCTTGGTGATGCCGGAAAGAAAAGACTAGCTCAGAATACGAATGTGATATCAGGCAAAATATTGAGATTAAATCTTGATGGTTCCATACCTGCCGATAATCCTATAAAAGATAGTCCTGTTTATTCTAGAGGTCACAGAAATGTGCAAGGCTTGGTGATGGCCAATAATATATTATATAGTTCAGAGCATGGCGAAGCTAATGATGATGAATTGAATATTATAAAAGCAAATGGCAATTACGGTTGGCCAGATGTTACAGGCTACTGTAATGAACCTTATGAAATTGCATACTGTAAAGATTCTACAATAGTAGAGCCTATAAAAGAATGGACACCAACCATTGCACCTTCAGGTATCGCTTATTTTGGTTCAAGCACAATTCCTGAGTGGACTAACAGTATTCTGGTGGGTTCTCTAAAAGGTACAAGCTTAAGAGTTTTAAATCTTTCTTCGGACGGAACAAAAGTAGAAGGGGAGAGCGTAGCTTTCAATAGACAGTTTGGTAGAATTAGAGATGTTATAGTAGCGCCTAATGGCGATATATATTTATGTACTAGTAATAAAGACTGGCACCCAAAAGCCAATCCTGAATTTTATAGTGATGCAAAATTACCAATGATAAATGATGATCGTATAATTAGAATTCGACAGGCAAGTGACGATTTAAGGAGCAGTTTGGTAGAGATGACAGAGAAACAGACGCCTGTTGATAATGATGCTATGGCCAATGGTATTGCAGGTGCGGGTATGGCTGTTTATCAAAAATATTGTGCCTCTTGTCATAAAGCCGATGGTTCTGGCAGCGATGGTTTTTTTCCTCCATTATCGAAAACAGAAGGTGTTGGCGATAAAGAGAGATTCATGAAAAGTGTAATTGAGGGGATGTCTGGTAAGTTGGTAGTTCAAGGAAAAACATATAACCAAGATATGCCCAGTTTTAAATTCCTTACAGATAAAGAGTTGGCAGATGTGCTTAGTTATGTAAGGGCGTCATTTGGTAACGGTCACCCAAGTATTACTGAAGATGAAGTTGTAAAGTATAAAGCAGCACTTTAA